One genomic segment of Bradyrhizobium prioriisuperbiae includes these proteins:
- the murJ gene encoding murein biosynthesis integral membrane protein MurJ, with protein sequence MIRHVVTVSSGTLCSRLLGFVRDSLIAALLGAGPIADAFLVAFQFINVTRRLLAEGALNAALVPGYLRARETGGAVAAAAFAGRVMGTLSLILIVIAALLALLMPLVMAFLAPGFVATTLQLAVTDARLMLPYFAFVGPVTVMMGVLNAEHRYVLSAFSPLLFNITLIGVTLALLIWRHDAVFASTVMAATVGIAGLLQMLVLIQRRRGRDGLACPIRISFDPEMIGFLRKAVPGMFANAGPQFLIVAGAIMASSSPAAVSWLYFANRLIDLPLGMVGVAMGTVLVPSLTRAVHDDDHSLLVKTESRGVEFAVGLVLPATLGLMVLSEMIVRVLFEHGAFTANDTKFTAQAVMVLALGLPAHVLMKTLSPAFFARDNTATPLYATLAGLAAAVVAGFILSSRFGANGVAVGIALGAWCCAGVLLWRSARVFGLSLDAKARQRLPRIAAAALVMGGVLWLAETFVAPVMASAQFMAQLTILGGLVAVGLALYGTLLELFGIVSWSQAIDDLRA encoded by the coding sequence ATGATTCGCCACGTTGTCACGGTTTCTTCGGGCACCCTGTGCTCACGGCTCCTGGGTTTCGTGCGCGATTCCCTGATCGCGGCGCTGTTGGGCGCGGGGCCGATTGCCGACGCTTTCCTGGTCGCGTTCCAGTTCATCAATGTGACGCGGCGGCTCCTGGCCGAGGGTGCGCTGAATGCCGCCCTGGTCCCCGGTTATCTGCGCGCCCGCGAGACCGGTGGCGCGGTGGCGGCGGCCGCCTTCGCCGGGCGGGTGATGGGCACGCTGAGCCTGATCCTGATCGTGATCGCGGCACTCTTGGCGCTGCTGATGCCGCTGGTGATGGCTTTTCTGGCGCCGGGCTTCGTCGCCACCACACTGCAACTCGCGGTCACCGATGCGCGGCTGATGCTGCCCTATTTTGCTTTCGTCGGACCGGTGACGGTGATGATGGGCGTGCTCAATGCCGAGCATCGTTACGTGCTCAGTGCATTCTCGCCGCTGCTATTCAACATCACCCTGATCGGCGTCACCCTCGCGCTGCTGATCTGGCGTCACGATGCGGTGTTCGCGTCGACCGTGATGGCCGCCACCGTCGGCATCGCAGGACTGCTGCAGATGCTGGTGCTGATCCAGCGCCGCCGCGGGCGCGACGGCCTGGCGTGCCCGATCCGGATTTCGTTCGATCCGGAGATGATCGGTTTCCTGCGCAAGGCGGTGCCGGGCATGTTCGCCAACGCCGGCCCGCAATTCCTGATCGTCGCCGGCGCCATCATGGCCTCGTCATCACCCGCCGCGGTGTCCTGGCTGTACTTCGCCAACCGGCTGATCGACCTGCCGCTCGGCATGGTGGGCGTTGCCATGGGCACGGTGCTGGTGCCGTCGCTGACCCGCGCCGTCCATGACGACGACCACTCCCTGCTGGTCAAGACCGAGTCTCGCGGTGTCGAATTCGCCGTCGGTCTGGTGCTGCCGGCCACGCTGGGGCTGATGGTGTTGTCCGAGATGATCGTGCGCGTGCTGTTCGAGCACGGCGCTTTTACCGCCAACGACACCAAGTTCACCGCACAGGCGGTGATGGTGCTGGCGCTGGGCTTGCCGGCGCACGTGCTGATGAAGACACTGTCGCCCGCCTTCTTCGCCCGCGACAACACCGCGACGCCGCTTTATGCAACGCTGGCCGGGCTCGCCGCCGCGGTCGTTGCGGGCTTCATCCTGAGTTCGCGTTTCGGCGCCAACGGTGTCGCCGTCGGCATTGCCCTCGGCGCCTGGTGCTGCGCCGGCGTGCTGCTGTGGCGCAGCGCGCGGGTTTTCGGCCTGTCGCTCGACGCGAAAGCCCGCCAGCGGCTGCCGCGGATCGCCGCAGCCGCGCTGGTGATGGGCGGTGTGCTGTGGCTGGCGGAAACCTTCGTCGCGCCGGTGATGGCCAGCGCCCAGTTCATGGCGCAGCTCACCATCCTTGGCGGCCTGGTCGCTGTTGGGCTGGCGCTTTACGGCACGCTGCTGGAGCTGTTCGGCATCGTCAGCTGGAGCCAGGCGATCGACGACTTGCGTGCATGA
- a CDS encoding serine hydrolase domain-containing protein, translating to MGNSAQIDQVLRAAAESGAIPGVVATAATGSDVIYQGAFGKRDLSKDQPMTGDSVFWIASMTKAVTTAAAMQLVEQGKLSLDDPIGKVLPDLASPQVLEGFGSDGAPKLRPAKGPITLRQLMTHTAGFCYDIWNGDMATYLEKTGTPGVTTCLNAALKTPIMTDPGTRWEYGTNIDFVGKAVEAVSGKKLDAYLRDHMFTPLGMSDTGFKISDAMRTRLVGMHARGPDGSLTPIPFELEQEPEFHMGGGGLYSTARDYLQFTQMILNKGRGNGQQVLKPETVALMGQNHIGELQMTKLTTAAAPLSNDVDLFPDMVKKWGLSFLINTAKTPEGRSPGSLFWAGLANTYYWIDPSRDVSGVILMQVLPFADHKCLDAFAGFERGVYASLDEGKRAA from the coding sequence ATGGGCAATTCAGCACAAATTGATCAGGTTCTGCGCGCGGCTGCCGAGTCCGGCGCGATTCCCGGCGTGGTCGCAACCGCCGCGACCGGCAGCGATGTGATCTACCAGGGCGCCTTCGGCAAACGCGACCTCTCGAAGGATCAGCCGATGACTGGCGACAGCGTGTTCTGGATCGCATCGATGACCAAAGCCGTTACCACGGCGGCGGCGATGCAGCTTGTCGAGCAGGGCAAGCTCTCGCTCGACGATCCGATCGGCAAGGTCCTGCCCGATCTCGCCAGCCCGCAGGTGCTGGAAGGCTTTGGCAGCGACGGCGCGCCGAAACTGCGTCCGGCGAAAGGGCCGATCACCCTGCGCCAGCTGATGACCCATACCGCCGGCTTCTGTTACGACATCTGGAACGGCGACATGGCGACCTATCTGGAAAAGACGGGCACGCCGGGTGTCACCACCTGCCTAAATGCCGCGCTGAAAACCCCGATCATGACCGATCCCGGCACGCGCTGGGAGTACGGCACCAACATCGACTTTGTCGGCAAGGCGGTGGAGGCGGTGAGCGGCAAGAAGCTCGATGCGTATCTGCGCGACCACATGTTCACACCACTCGGCATGAGCGACACCGGCTTCAAGATCAGCGACGCGATGCGCACGCGGCTGGTCGGCATGCACGCCCGCGGCCCCGACGGATCGCTCACACCGATCCCGTTCGAGCTGGAGCAGGAGCCGGAATTCCACATGGGCGGCGGCGGCCTCTACAGCACCGCGCGCGACTATCTCCAGTTCACCCAGATGATCCTGAACAAGGGCCGCGGCAACGGCCAGCAGGTGCTGAAGCCGGAAACCGTGGCGCTGATGGGCCAGAACCACATCGGCGAGTTGCAGATGACCAAACTCACCACGGCGGCGGCGCCCCTGAGCAACGATGTCGACCTGTTCCCGGACATGGTGAAGAAATGGGGCCTCAGCTTCCTGATCAACACCGCGAAAACGCCCGAAGGCCGCAGCCCCGGCAGCCTGTTCTGGGCTGGCCTGGCCAACACCTATTACTGGATCGATCCGTCACGCGACGTGTCCGGCGTGATCCTGATGCAGGTGCTGCCGTTCGCCGACCACAAATGCCTCGACGCCTTCGCAGGCTTCGAGCGCGGCGTGTATGCGTCGCTGGATGAAGGCAAGCGCGCGGCGTGA
- the trpS gene encoding tryptophan--tRNA ligase, whose translation MTAKELVFSGVQPTGNLHLGNYLGAIVNFVKLQQTHECIYCVVDMHAITVWQDPAELTKATREVAAAFIAAGIDPTKHIIFNQSQVSAHAELAWVFNCVARLGWLNRMTQFKEKAGKDRENASVGLYAYPSLMSADILVYRATHVPVGEDQKQHLELARDIAQKFNNDFGDTIRSHGFNDGLFFPQPEPLITGPATRVMSLRDGTKKMSKSDPSDYSRINLSDDADAIAQKVRKAKTDPEPLPVEEKGLEHRPEADNLVGIYAALSGRGKPDILQEFGGGQFSNFKSSLVDLAVEKLGPIGAEMKRLTGDPAYMDSVLADGADRARVLADATMNKVKDIVGFIRKA comes from the coding sequence ATGACGGCAAAAGAACTGGTGTTTTCCGGCGTGCAGCCGACCGGCAATCTGCACCTTGGCAACTACCTCGGCGCGATCGTCAATTTCGTCAAACTGCAGCAGACGCACGAGTGCATCTACTGCGTGGTCGACATGCATGCGATCACCGTCTGGCAGGACCCGGCCGAGTTGACCAAGGCCACGCGCGAAGTCGCCGCCGCCTTCATCGCCGCCGGCATCGACCCGACAAAACACATCATCTTCAACCAGAGCCAGGTGTCGGCCCACGCCGAGCTCGCCTGGGTGTTTAACTGCGTCGCCCGCCTCGGCTGGCTGAACCGCATGACCCAGTTCAAGGAGAAGGCCGGCAAGGATCGCGAGAACGCCTCCGTCGGGCTCTATGCCTATCCCAGCCTGATGTCTGCCGACATTCTGGTGTATCGCGCCACCCACGTGCCGGTGGGCGAAGACCAGAAGCAGCACCTCGAACTTGCGCGCGACATCGCGCAGAAGTTCAACAATGATTTCGGCGACACCATCCGCAGTCACGGCTTCAATGACGGCCTGTTCTTCCCGCAGCCGGAGCCGCTGATCACCGGCCCTGCAACGCGCGTGATGAGCCTGCGCGACGGCACCAAGAAGATGTCGAAATCCGACCCGTCGGATTATTCGCGCATCAATCTCAGCGACGACGCCGATGCCATCGCGCAGAAGGTGCGCAAGGCCAAGACCGATCCGGAACCGCTGCCGGTCGAGGAAAAAGGCCTGGAGCACCGTCCCGAGGCCGACAATCTGGTTGGCATCTATGCGGCGCTGTCCGGACGCGGCAAGCCTGACATCCTGCAGGAGTTCGGCGGCGGCCAGTTCTCGAATTTCAAATCGAGCCTGGTCGATCTCGCGGTCGAAAAGCTCGGGCCGATCGGCGCCGAGATGAAACGGCTGACCGGCGACCCTGCTTACATGGATTCAGTGCTGGCCGACGGCGCGGACCGCGCCCGCGTTTTGGCCGATGCCACCATGAACAAGGTGAAGGACATCGTCGGCTTCATTCGCAAGGCGTAA
- a CDS encoding NAD-dependent succinate-semialdehyde dehydrogenase, with product MTPASSTARAASSAASLHDRLKDPSLLRDRCFIDGAWVGTPSVKVDNPATEATIVSVPRLGAKEATEAVEAAERAFKTWSKTTAKERAVLLRKWFDLIVANRDDLALILTSEQGKPLAEAKGEVDIGGAYVEFYSEEARRIYGETIPSPRGDARLLAIRQPIGVAGAITPWNFPCSMITRKVSPALAAGCTVVLKPATETPLTALALAALAEKAGFPKGVFNVLTGDSAAIGKVLCEHPAVRVVGFTGSTEVGKILYKQAAVGVKKLGLELGGNAPFIVFDDADLDAAVEGAMVSKFRNMGQTCVCANRLYAQDKIYDAFVEKLAARAKAMKVGDGTEDGVVQGPLINANAVKKVEEHIADAVSHGAKVLTGGKRSSLGGTFFEPTVLANVPVDALVTREETFGPLAPVYRFKDEKEVVDMANASPFGLASYFYSRDLGRVWRVAEALESGMVGVNTGLITTEVAPFGGVKESGLGREGSHHGIEEYVEIKYIMMAGI from the coding sequence ATGACACCTGCTTCTTCCACCGCCCGCGCGGCATCGTCTGCTGCGTCCCTGCATGACCGCCTGAAAGATCCGTCGCTGCTGCGCGACCGCTGCTTCATTGACGGCGCCTGGGTCGGCACGCCATCGGTCAAGGTCGACAACCCGGCAACCGAGGCCACCATTGTCAGCGTGCCGCGGCTTGGCGCCAAGGAAGCCACCGAGGCGGTCGAAGCCGCTGAGCGCGCCTTTAAGACCTGGTCGAAGACCACGGCGAAAGAGCGCGCGGTGCTGTTGCGCAAATGGTTCGACCTGATCGTCGCCAACCGCGACGATCTCGCGCTGATTCTCACCTCCGAGCAGGGCAAGCCGCTGGCGGAAGCCAAGGGCGAAGTGGACATCGGCGGCGCTTATGTCGAGTTCTACTCTGAGGAAGCGCGGCGCATCTATGGCGAGACCATTCCCTCGCCGCGCGGCGATGCGCGTCTCCTCGCGATCCGCCAGCCGATCGGCGTCGCCGGCGCCATCACGCCCTGGAATTTTCCCTGCTCGATGATCACCCGCAAGGTCTCGCCGGCGCTGGCCGCGGGCTGCACCGTGGTGCTCAAGCCCGCGACCGAGACGCCGCTCACCGCACTGGCGCTGGCGGCGCTGGCGGAGAAGGCAGGGTTCCCGAAAGGCGTGTTCAATGTGCTGACCGGTGATTCCGCGGCCATCGGCAAGGTGCTGTGCGAACATCCGGCGGTGCGTGTGGTCGGCTTCACCGGCTCCACCGAAGTCGGCAAGATCCTGTACAAGCAGGCTGCGGTGGGCGTGAAGAAGCTCGGCCTCGAACTCGGCGGCAACGCGCCGTTCATCGTGTTCGATGACGCCGATCTCGATGCCGCGGTCGAAGGCGCCATGGTGTCCAAGTTCCGCAACATGGGCCAGACCTGCGTCTGCGCCAACCGCCTCTACGCCCAGGACAAGATCTACGACGCGTTTGTCGAGAAGCTCGCGGCCAGGGCCAAGGCGATGAAGGTTGGCGACGGCACCGAAGACGGCGTGGTGCAGGGTCCGCTGATCAACGCCAACGCGGTGAAGAAGGTCGAGGAGCACATTGCGGATGCGGTGTCGCATGGCGCCAAGGTGCTGACCGGCGGCAAGCGCTCGTCTCTCGGCGGCACCTTCTTCGAGCCGACGGTGCTGGCGAATGTTCCGGTGGATGCGCTGGTCACCCGCGAGGAAACCTTCGGCCCGCTGGCGCCGGTGTATCGCTTCAAGGACGAGAAGGAAGTCGTCGACATGGCCAACGCCTCGCCGTTCGGCCTTGCCTCCTACTTCTATTCCCGCGACCTCGGCCGGGTCTGGCGGGTGGCGGAAGCGCTGGAGTCCGGCATGGTCGGCGTCAACACCGGCCTGATCACCACGGAGGTGGCGCCGTTCGGCGGCGTCAAGGAATCCGGCCTCGGCCGCGAAGGCTCCCATCACGGCATCGAAGAGTATGTCGAGATCAAGTACATCATGATGGCGGGGATCTAA
- a CDS encoding adenosine kinase: MTTAKYDVLGIGNAIFDILVQTDDAFLANQGMAKGAMQLIDETRAASIYSAMGPATQVSGGSAANTIVGVAAFGASAVYVGKVKDDQVGRLYSHDIRTANVTFTTPAATDGPATGCSYILITPDGERTMNTYLGAAQNLRPDDIDAEQVAASSITYLEGYLWDPAEAKNAFVKASEIAHGAKRTVALTLSDSFCVGRYRDEFLSLMRKNTIDLIFANEAELLSLYQSSDVDAALTQLRNDIGFAVVTRSEKGCVVVTKDKVTAVPAFPINKLVDTTGAGDLFAAGFLFGLVRGTSHEDAGRLGALAAAEVIQHVGARPQTSLKDLAQKHGLPV; encoded by the coding sequence ATGACCACAGCGAAATACGATGTTCTCGGCATTGGCAATGCCATCTTCGATATCCTGGTGCAGACCGACGATGCCTTCCTGGCCAACCAGGGCATGGCCAAGGGTGCCATGCAGCTGATCGACGAGACGCGTGCCGCCTCGATCTACAGCGCCATGGGACCGGCGACGCAGGTCTCCGGCGGATCGGCCGCCAACACCATCGTCGGCGTCGCGGCGTTCGGCGCCAGCGCCGTCTATGTCGGCAAGGTCAAGGACGACCAGGTCGGTCGCCTGTACAGCCATGACATCCGCACCGCGAATGTCACCTTCACCACGCCGGCGGCGACGGACGGTCCGGCGACGGGATGTTCCTACATCCTGATCACGCCGGACGGCGAGCGCACCATGAACACCTATCTCGGTGCGGCGCAGAACCTGCGCCCCGACGATATCGATGCGGAGCAGGTGGCGGCGTCGTCCATCACCTATCTCGAAGGGTATCTGTGGGATCCGGCCGAGGCCAAGAACGCGTTCGTCAAGGCGTCCGAGATCGCGCACGGCGCCAAGCGCACGGTGGCTTTGACATTGTCCGATTCTTTTTGCGTCGGCCGCTATCGCGACGAATTTCTGAGCCTGATGCGCAAGAACACCATCGACCTGATTTTCGCCAATGAAGCCGAACTGCTGTCGCTGTATCAGTCCAGCGATGTCGATGCCGCGCTGACGCAGCTGCGCAACGACATCGGCTTCGCAGTGGTGACGCGCAGCGAAAAGGGCTGCGTGGTGGTGACCAAGGACAAGGTGACGGCGGTGCCGGCCTTCCCGATCAACAAGCTTGTCGACACCACCGGCGCCGGCGACCTGTTTGCCGCAGGATTCCTGTTCGGCCTGGTGCGCGGCACGAGCCACGAGGACGCCGGCCGGCTTGGCGCGCTGGCTGCGGCCGAAGTCATCCAGCATGTCGGTGCGCGGCCGCAGACCTCGCTGAAGGACCTGGCGCAGAAGCACGGGCTGCCGGTTTAG